In Akkermansia muciniphila, one DNA window encodes the following:
- a CDS encoding ATP-binding protein: MSLLQNIKRGVQQRPQRVIIYGPEGVGKSTLAAGLPAPVLLDTEQGSSHIDVARLDCRSYEDVLNAIESLRTEPHDFKTVIIDSIDWCERFLQNSFLKEENKKKNAHHRSIEDLGYGKGYKMIEPVAMDLLSRLNALMSAGMNVVLVGHSRRVKFEMPETAGAYDKHELNLSKFVAPLVKEWADAMLFCNFVVTVQDGKGHGGNQRMVYTSPSAPWEAKNRHGMPAVMAMDAGEISRLLFGEGCGPANASANDAPAANNGQEPPPDASAGDRQADALAAVIDHAKDALAFMISRGIITAGQGLEEVPAEYAARILKTPARFNNSVKEFMEGGACQ, translated from the coding sequence ATGAGCCTATTACAAAACATCAAGCGCGGAGTGCAGCAGCGTCCGCAGCGAGTCATCATCTACGGGCCGGAAGGCGTGGGAAAATCCACGCTGGCGGCCGGGCTGCCCGCTCCTGTTCTGCTGGACACGGAACAGGGATCTTCCCACATCGACGTTGCCCGGCTGGACTGCCGGAGCTATGAAGACGTGCTGAACGCCATCGAATCCCTGCGGACGGAACCGCATGATTTCAAAACCGTCATCATTGACTCCATCGACTGGTGCGAGCGATTCCTTCAAAATTCCTTCCTGAAGGAAGAAAACAAAAAGAAAAACGCGCATCATCGCTCCATTGAAGATTTGGGCTACGGCAAGGGATATAAGATGATCGAACCTGTGGCCATGGATCTCTTGTCACGCCTCAACGCGTTGATGAGCGCAGGAATGAATGTGGTGCTGGTGGGACACTCCCGCCGCGTCAAATTTGAAATGCCGGAAACAGCCGGCGCCTACGACAAACACGAACTGAACCTCTCCAAATTTGTCGCGCCGCTGGTCAAGGAATGGGCTGACGCCATGCTCTTCTGCAACTTCGTCGTAACGGTCCAGGACGGCAAGGGACATGGAGGAAACCAACGCATGGTCTACACCTCTCCTTCCGCCCCGTGGGAAGCCAAAAACCGGCACGGGATGCCCGCGGTGATGGCGATGGACGCCGGGGAAATCTCCCGCCTGCTGTTTGGAGAGGGCTGCGGACCTGCCAATGCTTCGGCGAATGATGCCCCTGCGGCAAACAATGGACAGGAGCCGCCTCCGGACGCATCCGCGGGAGACCGTCAGGCGGATGCCCTGGCCGCGGTGATTGACCACGCAAAAGACGCCCTCGCCTTCATGATCAGCCGCGGAATCATTACTGCCGGACAAGGGCTGGAAGAAGTCCCGGCGGAATATGCCGCCCGGATTTTGAAAACTCCCGCCCGGTTCAATAACTCCGTAAAAGAATTCATGGAAGGAGGGGCGTGCCAATGA
- a CDS encoding LexA family protein produces the protein MTPTKNDIKKWLKTIRKDREWLAKQCGLNSKQSVDNWFATTGKIPKAKLLLIQRLMAETQAPPYEIEGKDNMGKLFITLNEESQEAVLAECRRLNITLSAYCSLMMEWCATTQEGHAVIQSLITGAPLPSVNMNLAPLVQSSTTNAAKEKEAARKKFTPVETFTTPPLEAQGRIIGNIAAGNLADGDTIPQDIRLYRELEKGEYLLRVNGHSMEPSIPDGSVVIMKKYTIPPIPKPGTIVQYHDERGVTLKKLVRRKNPETGKMEYTLHPINPDFGDIEPMDGGKISGIYVETLDRWEKA, from the coding sequence ATGACGCCGACCAAGAACGACATAAAAAAATGGCTCAAGACCATCAGAAAAGATCGTGAATGGCTCGCAAAGCAGTGTGGTCTGAATTCAAAACAGAGCGTAGATAACTGGTTCGCGACCACAGGGAAAATTCCTAAAGCCAAGCTCCTGCTTATTCAGAGGCTCATGGCAGAAACTCAAGCCCCCCCTTACGAAATAGAGGGCAAAGATAATATGGGAAAGCTCTTCATCACTTTGAATGAAGAATCCCAAGAAGCTGTATTGGCGGAGTGCCGCCGCCTGAATATCACTCTTTCCGCCTACTGTTCCCTAATGATGGAATGGTGCGCTACCACACAGGAGGGGCATGCCGTCATTCAATCTCTCATAACAGGGGCTCCACTGCCTTCTGTTAACATGAATCTTGCCCCCTTGGTACAGTCATCTACTACAAATGCCGCCAAAGAAAAAGAGGCAGCCCGCAAGAAGTTTACCCCGGTAGAAACATTCACAACCCCTCCTTTGGAGGCTCAGGGACGAATCATCGGCAACATTGCAGCCGGCAACCTGGCGGATGGAGACACCATTCCGCAGGACATCCGGCTATACCGTGAACTGGAAAAAGGGGAATACCTGCTGCGCGTCAACGGTCACTCTATGGAACCCTCCATCCCGGACGGCTCCGTGGTCATCATGAAAAAATACACTATCCCCCCCATCCCCAAACCCGGAACCATTGTTCAATACCATGATGAACGCGGCGTGACGCTCAAAAAACTGGTCCGCAGGAAAAACCCGGAAACCGGTAAAATGGAATACACCCTCCATCCCATCAACCCCGACTTCGGAGACATAGAACCCATGGACGGCGGCAAAATCTCCGGCATCTATGTGGAAACGCTGGATAGGTGGGAGAAAGCTTAA
- a CDS encoding DUF5131 family protein translates to MSDNSKIEWTDATWNPVRGCTKISDGCKNCYAYAFAERWRGIKGHPFEKGFDVVLVRDNLDIPIKWKRPRMIFVNSMSDLFHEKVPDEFIKQVIQVMLRARQHIYQVLTKRPERMRDFLQKNFPNMELHPHIWWGVSVENKKQGLPRIDTLRQTPAALRFLSCEPLLEDLGPMNLSFIDWIIVGGESGPNARPIKPEWVRSIRDQAEKRSIPFFFKQWGGRNKKVTGSELDGTHYRSIPEFRCIPVYKGV, encoded by the coding sequence ATGAGCGATAATAGTAAAATAGAGTGGACTGACGCAACGTGGAACCCCGTTCGTGGATGCACGAAAATCAGCGATGGTTGTAAAAATTGCTATGCCTATGCCTTTGCTGAAAGATGGAGAGGCATCAAAGGCCATCCGTTTGAAAAAGGATTTGACGTTGTACTAGTCCGTGACAACCTTGACATTCCCATCAAATGGAAAAGGCCTAGAATGATATTCGTTAACTCCATGAGTGACCTTTTCCATGAAAAGGTTCCAGACGAATTTATCAAGCAAGTCATTCAGGTGATGTTGCGAGCCAGACAACATATTTATCAGGTCTTGACAAAAAGGCCTGAAAGAATGAGAGACTTTCTTCAGAAGAATTTTCCCAACATGGAATTGCATCCTCATATCTGGTGGGGAGTAAGTGTTGAGAACAAAAAGCAAGGTCTCCCCAGAATTGATACACTCCGTCAAACGCCGGCCGCACTTCGCTTCCTCAGTTGCGAACCCCTGCTGGAGGACTTGGGTCCCATGAACCTATCTTTCATTGACTGGATCATTGTTGGAGGCGAAAGCGGACCCAACGCCCGCCCAATCAAACCGGAATGGGTACGCAGCATCAGAGACCAGGCGGAAAAACGCTCCATTCCTTTCTTCTTCAAACAATGGGGAGGGCGGAATAAAAAAGTTACAGGATCTGAACTGGATGGAACCCACTATAGAAGCATACCGGAATTCCGTTGCATTCCTGTATATAAAGGAGTATAA
- the tcmP gene encoding three-Cys-motif partner protein TcmP codes for MSSNTGFHNRAFDAGTLQKLNIYASYLKSAVAVFLNLPPTSPVKSINIYDFFAGPGMDALGRYGSPLLAIKTILEMATAPQTKHLWGKPIYFHFFDRKEKSINSLQKNIKDIFGDSLSSHPHIKIEFKTSDFETSFNDHIEEIRKTNTANILFIDQFGMAHFDMEKLISLSKCYYTDCMVFMASSSLHRFKELQNRFSDMGYKFKNPKDYRHVHTQILKAFREAPLEKKLFFGSFAFKKKTNIYGLIYFSGSRRGIDQFLRLCWKEDPVEGLANFFLHEDQPNKDSQLLFAFKKTHIENLQEQFKLFILENHPISESALYDKCCDLWMLPEHCEPVLKKLKDNKILQCSFRRPQPNQDREITYFS; via the coding sequence ATGTCAAGTAATACAGGATTTCACAATCGTGCTTTTGATGCAGGTACTCTTCAAAAACTCAATATATACGCCAGTTACCTAAAGAGTGCTGTCGCAGTATTCCTAAATTTGCCTCCTACTTCTCCTGTTAAGTCCATAAATATTTATGACTTTTTTGCAGGACCAGGAATGGATGCATTAGGACGTTATGGTAGCCCTCTTCTTGCCATTAAAACAATATTGGAAATGGCAACGGCACCTCAAACCAAACATCTATGGGGAAAACCAATATATTTTCATTTTTTTGACCGTAAAGAAAAAAGTATTAACTCCCTCCAGAAAAATATCAAAGACATTTTTGGAGACAGTCTATCTTCCCATCCACATATAAAAATTGAGTTTAAAACATCAGATTTTGAGACTTCCTTCAATGATCATATAGAAGAAATAAGGAAAACAAATACTGCAAATATTCTTTTTATTGATCAATTTGGAATGGCTCATTTCGATATGGAGAAGCTTATTAGCTTGTCTAAATGCTACTATACAGATTGTATGGTTTTTATGGCTTCCTCGTCTTTGCACCGTTTTAAAGAACTTCAAAATCGATTTTCTGATATGGGATACAAATTCAAAAATCCCAAAGATTATAGACATGTTCATACTCAAATATTAAAAGCATTTAGAGAAGCCCCTTTAGAGAAAAAACTATTTTTCGGATCATTTGCTTTTAAGAAAAAAACAAATATTTACGGCTTAATCTATTTTTCTGGAAGCAGAAGAGGAATAGATCAATTTTTACGCCTGTGTTGGAAAGAAGATCCTGTAGAAGGGTTGGCAAATTTCTTCCTACATGAAGATCAGCCAAATAAAGACAGTCAACTTTTGTTTGCTTTTAAAAAAACTCATATAGAAAATCTTCAGGAACAATTTAAACTCTTTATTTTAGAGAATCATCCTATTTCAGAATCCGCACTCTATGATAAATGTTGTGATTTATGGATGCTCCCAGAACATTGTGAACCCGTATTGAAAAAGCTAAAGGACAATAAAATTCTGCAATGCTCTTTTAGAAGACCTCAGCCAAATCAAGATAGAGAAATCACATATTTTTCATAA
- a CDS encoding type II toxin-antitoxin system HicA family toxin, producing the protein MRIRDLIRRLRDAGFILQQGQGRGSHRVYDHPHGQTVTIPGHDNDNAPHYLIAQVRRAIEAAGGTWED; encoded by the coding sequence ATGCGAATACGAGATTTAATCAGACGGTTACGAGATGCTGGATTCATTCTGCAGCAAGGACAAGGACGGGGTTCCCATCGTGTATACGATCATCCTCATGGACAGACGGTAACTATCCCGGGCCACGATAATGACAATGCCCCCCACTATCTTATAGCGCAGGTACGGCGTGCTATTGAAGCTGCAGGTGGAACCTGGGAAGATTAA
- a CDS encoding tetratricopeptide repeat protein, producing MLLNSKIISLVALTGIIGGLVGGGVVKVCFKDSSTPTDIPQAPSEIIKADLVSTWELAQQNDLYSLEKLADTYETGECVEQNLPRALTYRKKAANLGSAESAYLVGYSYERGIGIKKNGVKAEKYYWQAAKNGHPKAQYSLALHSSGLDEDGNDPFSPSLKFNISKEKALSLLKKSADQNYGLAEHMLAGFYSEQKKYDEAILFYEKAAKHGETDKWGLEKAKNGKMNQAINIENPSTEILEEFDDGNIEYKWKVLLTNTADTLWNGSVTFKLLDINGKTIDEAIEFDISIPAKGNITVEGARFIPKEKFDSKTKININVEYSK from the coding sequence ATGTTGCTCAATAGTAAAATCATCTCACTTGTTGCGTTGACGGGGATTATTGGAGGACTTGTGGGAGGGGGTGTTGTCAAAGTATGCTTTAAAGATTCATCCACGCCAACGGACATCCCTCAAGCCCCCTCCGAAATAATTAAGGCTGACCTAGTTTCTACATGGGAGCTTGCCCAACAAAATGACCTTTATTCCCTAGAAAAACTCGCCGATACTTACGAAACAGGTGAATGTGTGGAACAAAATCTCCCCAGAGCTCTTACATATCGAAAAAAAGCGGCTAACCTTGGTAGCGCGGAATCTGCATACTTAGTCGGATATTCCTACGAAAGAGGAATAGGCATCAAAAAAAACGGGGTAAAAGCCGAGAAATACTACTGGCAAGCAGCAAAAAACGGACATCCCAAGGCACAATATTCGTTAGCTTTACATTCTTCTGGGTTGGATGAAGACGGAAATGATCCTTTTTCCCCATCTCTCAAGTTTAACATATCAAAGGAGAAAGCCTTATCTCTTTTAAAAAAATCAGCGGACCAAAACTACGGTTTGGCAGAACATATGCTCGCAGGTTTTTATTCAGAACAAAAGAAATACGACGAAGCAATTCTATTCTATGAAAAGGCAGCGAAGCACGGAGAAACGGATAAATGGGGATTGGAAAAAGCTAAAAATGGAAAAATGAATCAAGCAATCAACATTGAAAATCCTTCCACAGAAATTTTGGAAGAATTTGATGATGGAAATATTGAATATAAATGGAAAGTCCTTCTTACTAACACTGCTGATACTTTATGGAACGGATCTGTGACTTTCAAGCTTTTAGATATTAATGGAAAAACAATAGATGAAGCCATTGAATTTGATATTTCCATACCTGCGAAGGGAAATATTACAGTAGAAGGTGCTCGTTTTATACCAAAAGAAAAATTTGATTCTAAAACAAAAATCAACATTAATGTCGAATATAGTAAATGA
- a CDS encoding tetratricopeptide repeat protein, whose amino-acid sequence MNIYFKKIINYICFTLLFSGAGKSFGESHEVSFDVSQVEEISLINSLTKKALDGDGEAAYEVGRMYLLGKEVPKNEQRAFWWFERGKKAGDIGSQIMVARCQIWGWGTNVEPMEALKNLVAPLKNKSSFAISTTCSLLDRHPDIFLISKEARKTSTSLVLMLTELLKEKNDPELAKECAEKLQSFLQKFEDKASIEAEFANMTKTQAKRQIKAQKIARKEAPLSVLSKGIKKISESTNYVCYSWKAEILNTTGKNLNMDAKLVIKDKNGYQIKYTYSSQTVIPARESKVITSQGMLEKHLWKPGNTIEIIPYIYD is encoded by the coding sequence ATGAATATCTATTTCAAAAAAATAATTAATTATATTTGTTTTACTCTTCTTTTTTCAGGAGCGGGAAAATCCTTTGGAGAGTCACACGAAGTCTCATTTGATGTTAGTCAAGTCGAAGAAATATCTCTGATCAATTCCCTGACTAAAAAAGCATTGGATGGCGACGGGGAGGCAGCCTATGAGGTCGGCAGAATGTACCTGCTGGGAAAAGAAGTTCCAAAAAATGAGCAACGCGCTTTCTGGTGGTTCGAGCGAGGGAAAAAGGCTGGGGATATAGGTTCTCAAATTATGGTTGCTAGATGTCAAATATGGGGATGGGGAACTAATGTTGAGCCAATGGAAGCTTTAAAAAATTTAGTTGCTCCATTAAAAAATAAATCCAGCTTTGCTATATCAACAACGTGCTCCTTATTAGATAGACATCCAGATATTTTCCTTATTTCTAAGGAAGCAAGAAAAACATCAACCTCTTTAGTATTGATGCTCACAGAATTATTAAAAGAAAAAAATGATCCTGAACTTGCTAAAGAGTGTGCAGAAAAATTACAAAGTTTTCTTCAAAAGTTTGAAGACAAAGCATCTATAGAGGCGGAATTTGCTAATATGACTAAAACACAAGCTAAGCGGCAAATCAAAGCACAAAAAATTGCACGTAAAGAAGCTCCTTTAAGCGTTCTAAGTAAAGGTATCAAAAAAATATCTGAATCCACAAACTATGTATGTTACTCATGGAAAGCAGAAATACTCAATACTACTGGGAAAAATTTAAATATGGATGCCAAGCTTGTAATCAAAGATAAAAATGGCTATCAAATAAAATATACATATTCATCTCAAACTGTTATTCCCGCAAGAGAGAGCAAAGTTATCACTTCACAAGGAATGCTAGAAAAACATTTATGGAAACCTGGAAACACGATTGAGATTATTCCTTATATATACGATTAA
- a CDS encoding tyrosine-type recombinase/integrase produces the protein MKNTLVATDYPNLYRSKESEIFYARIDTGRKTVKKSLKTRVLTEALSRLAGFLAEQGRDELPVESVSWYLAVDMYVQRQEMRPHLKPAAVESIKFFSSRAKKLVARDIAAEAITEQMCRAWWKKDALSVSARTANGTLAVVKNVFSMLQEAGSIKSNPASKLERMTLRSSNLNVPEKEDFRRIVEEVKKAPILRKWQKKGLYSEAADMIAFLAYSGLRIEEARRLAWGDIGKESISVPDIKHATSRRTLYINASLAEVIESLRRERRGNSSDDPVFSIESPRKALTNACIRLGLPHVRIHDLRHFFATSCIEAGIDIPTVAKWLGHRDGGALAMKVYGHLRDEHSKEAARKLTF, from the coding sequence ATGAAAAACACCCTTGTTGCGACGGATTATCCGAACTTGTATCGGTCAAAAGAGTCGGAAATTTTCTATGCCCGAATTGATACCGGAAGAAAAACGGTGAAAAAATCTCTTAAAACGCGCGTGTTGACGGAAGCCCTTTCCAGGCTGGCCGGGTTCCTGGCAGAGCAAGGGAGGGATGAATTACCCGTGGAATCCGTGTCTTGGTATTTGGCGGTTGATATGTACGTCCAGCGGCAGGAAATGCGCCCCCATTTGAAGCCGGCCGCTGTAGAATCCATCAAGTTCTTTTCCAGCCGCGCTAAAAAGCTTGTTGCTCGTGATATTGCAGCAGAGGCCATCACGGAACAAATGTGCCGGGCTTGGTGGAAAAAAGATGCGTTGTCTGTGTCTGCACGAACAGCAAACGGAACACTCGCTGTTGTGAAAAATGTTTTTTCCATGCTTCAGGAAGCAGGAAGTATCAAGAGCAATCCAGCATCCAAGCTTGAACGGATGACTTTGAGGAGTTCAAATCTTAACGTTCCGGAAAAAGAAGATTTCCGAAGAATCGTTGAGGAAGTGAAAAAAGCCCCTATATTAAGGAAGTGGCAAAAGAAGGGGCTATATTCCGAAGCGGCGGATATGATCGCTTTCCTGGCTTATTCAGGGTTACGTATTGAGGAAGCCCGGCGCTTGGCGTGGGGAGATATCGGGAAAGAGTCCATTTCCGTGCCTGATATCAAACATGCCACCTCACGCCGGACCCTGTACATTAACGCATCTCTGGCTGAGGTGATAGAAAGCCTCCGAAGAGAAAGACGGGGGAATAGTTCCGATGACCCGGTATTTTCTATAGAAAGCCCCCGGAAGGCTCTCACAAACGCGTGTATCAGGCTTGGACTGCCTCACGTCCGTATTCACGATTTACGGCATTTCTTCGCCACGTCCTGCATTGAGGCAGGCATTGATATTCCTACGGTGGCTAAATGGCTGGGGCATCGTGACGGCGGAGCATTGGCTATGAAGGTATATGGGCACCTCCGGGACGAACACAGTAAGGAAGCGGCCAGAAAACTCACTTTTTAA
- the ybeY gene encoding rRNA maturation RNase YbeY has translation MKPNLELYNHLEEGRLNSSVMDALIGALESCLPSVLALTEGPVPVLSGLDEVEISVVSDEVIQDVHARFLNDPTATDVITFPHGDGIGEIIVSFDTAIRQASEFGEPVFRELFRYMVHGLLHLHGYIDTEPEERERMFSRQEPLVREFGAALANLSFTHDRSSGA, from the coding sequence ATGAAACCGAATCTTGAACTCTACAATCATCTGGAGGAGGGGAGGCTCAATTCATCCGTCATGGATGCCCTGATTGGCGCCTTGGAAAGTTGCCTTCCCTCTGTGTTGGCGTTGACTGAAGGTCCTGTCCCCGTACTTTCCGGATTGGATGAAGTAGAAATCAGCGTGGTTTCCGATGAAGTCATCCAGGATGTGCATGCCCGTTTTTTGAATGACCCGACGGCGACGGATGTTATTACTTTTCCGCATGGAGACGGAATAGGAGAGATCATCGTCAGCTTTGATACCGCTATCCGGCAGGCTTCGGAATTCGGAGAACCTGTTTTTAGAGAACTTTTCCGGTACATGGTGCATGGTCTTCTGCATCTGCACGGGTATATAGATACGGAACCGGAGGAACGGGAGCGCATGTTTTCCCGTCAGGAGCCTCTGGTGCGGGAGTTTGGAGCGGCCCTGGCGAATTTATCTTTTACGCATGACCGCAGCTCCGGTGCTTAA
- a CDS encoding HD family phosphohydrolase produces the protein MFQFLKKHAAAAAKEGVPPEGAASVSRSAGDRLDSSLAVSVGLCVLVFIVLQWMGSYSPHWGKSIWHHVSEAFLLFSVTLALMPMYWLCAGSLRRKNKTFVVTWGAVLVQLLFFGFIRHVTADITSDIGNELLYIPYMMAPLIVTVLLGPLLGMFATISICMLGGFFILPEQYAPEKQVQFWILSSLSGMLTVLLTHNLRNRAQLLRAGFFVGLLVMVLCCIMGVINLQAWDYNLTGVLVCLAVAFGVSMLTSVLISGVLPIIEGAFKIITPISWLEMADMNRPLMKRLQMEAPGTFHHCLMVAQLAEAAAEAIGANPIECRVEAYYHDIGKMQNPLYFIENIMDGPNPHDELTPSMSARIIIDHVQDGVALARENNLPRPLVDVIEQHHGTSLAYFFYRKALQYRDEILSRVESGLASPDDVPEVVESNFRYKGPNPQSKETGIVSLADIVESATRSMGKISCEEMQKRVDELLKQRVVDGHLDDSGLTFGDLKKIRNSFIKTLKSIHHNRIAYPSHNPEAKIEKNVLPDVSVREQEEKAVKKESEGKAVPEIMELPDAGTRTLQEGKSTEAEMENGAVTEKNETES, from the coding sequence CGCTGCTTCCGTGTCCCGTTCTGCTGGTGATCGTTTGGACTCCAGCCTGGCGGTATCCGTCGGGTTGTGCGTGCTGGTTTTTATCGTGCTTCAATGGATGGGCAGTTACAGCCCCCATTGGGGAAAATCCATATGGCATCATGTGTCGGAAGCTTTTCTGCTTTTTTCCGTGACACTGGCGCTGATGCCTATGTACTGGTTATGCGCCGGTTCCCTGCGCAGAAAAAATAAAACCTTTGTCGTCACATGGGGGGCGGTTCTGGTTCAGCTCCTGTTTTTTGGCTTCATCCGGCATGTAACGGCTGACATTACTTCCGACATAGGCAATGAGCTTTTGTACATTCCCTATATGATGGCTCCGTTGATTGTCACGGTGCTGCTGGGGCCTCTTTTGGGTATGTTTGCCACTATTTCCATCTGCATGCTTGGCGGATTTTTCATTCTGCCGGAGCAATATGCTCCGGAAAAGCAGGTCCAGTTCTGGATTCTGAGTTCTCTCTCCGGCATGCTTACCGTGTTGCTTACCCATAACCTGCGGAATCGCGCCCAGTTGCTGCGGGCGGGATTCTTTGTGGGGCTGCTTGTCATGGTACTGTGTTGCATCATGGGGGTCATCAATCTCCAGGCATGGGATTACAACCTCACTGGAGTTCTGGTTTGCCTGGCTGTGGCTTTTGGCGTAAGCATGCTGACCAGCGTGCTGATCAGCGGCGTCCTGCCTATCATAGAAGGAGCTTTTAAAATCATTACGCCTATTTCCTGGCTGGAAATGGCGGATATGAACCGCCCTCTCATGAAAAGGCTGCAAATGGAAGCTCCGGGAACCTTTCATCATTGTCTGATGGTTGCCCAGCTGGCGGAGGCTGCGGCGGAAGCCATTGGGGCCAATCCCATTGAATGCCGGGTGGAGGCTTATTACCATGACATTGGCAAAATGCAAAACCCCCTTTATTTTATTGAAAATATCATGGACGGCCCCAATCCCCATGATGAGCTGACGCCCAGCATGAGCGCCCGTATCATCATCGACCACGTTCAGGACGGGGTGGCATTGGCCAGGGAGAATAACCTTCCGCGTCCTTTGGTGGACGTCATAGAGCAGCATCACGGCACCTCACTGGCTTACTTCTTTTACCGGAAAGCCCTTCAATACCGGGACGAGATCCTGAGCCGAGTGGAAAGCGGCCTGGCTTCTCCGGATGACGTTCCGGAAGTAGTGGAATCCAACTTCCGTTACAAGGGGCCCAACCCGCAGAGCAAGGAAACAGGAATCGTCAGCCTGGCGGACATCGTGGAAAGCGCCACGCGCTCCATGGGTAAAATTTCCTGTGAGGAAATGCAGAAAAGGGTGGATGAACTTTTGAAGCAACGGGTGGTGGACGGCCATTTGGACGATAGCGGTCTTACCTTCGGAGATCTCAAGAAGATCCGCAACAGTTTCATTAAGACGCTGAAAAGCATTCACCACAACCGCATTGCCTATCCTTCCCACAATCCGGAGGCAAAGATTGAAAAAAATGTTCTTCCTGATGTGTCCGTCAGGGAACAGGAAGAGAAAGCGGTGAAAAAGGAAAGTGAGGGCAAAGCCGTTCCGGAAATCATGGAGTTGCCCGATGCCGGAACCCGAACCCTTCAAGAGGGAAAATCCACGGAAGCGGAGATGGAGAACGGCGCGGTTACGGAGAAAAATGAAACCGAATCTTGA